Proteins encoded in a region of the Synergistaceae bacterium genome:
- a CDS encoding transporter substrate-binding domain-containing protein, with protein MKKIFALSLLVVMLAASCASAAVTVGRHSMLNFTESELVKLMQESTQREFFVGLDVTDIAIKFYDSLVLLQMALNKGEVEVLSLPQCVAEYMLDANKNYVIKGVDWWFVSSACTLNFAFLEDNKTLRDRFNNALADMKRLGTLGMLEHRYITDPEPETLKPVEFPKFPGEPTITVAVTGDLPPIDYVAPDGTPAGYNTALLAELANKLHVNIKTVIVETGARAAAIQSGRVDVVFWFQSNIDETMPAIDVPQGLILSQPYYKWNEQYFIGLKAK; from the coding sequence ATGAAGAAAATTTTTGCGTTATCGTTGTTAGTCGTTATGTTAGCTGCGTCATGTGCAAGTGCTGCGGTTACAGTCGGCCGTCACAGCATGTTGAATTTCACCGAGTCCGAACTTGTCAAGCTCATGCAGGAAAGCACCCAGCGCGAGTTTTTTGTCGGTCTTGATGTTACTGATATTGCAATAAAATTTTATGATTCGCTCGTTTTACTGCAAATGGCTCTGAATAAAGGCGAAGTCGAAGTATTGAGTCTTCCTCAATGTGTCGCAGAATACATGTTAGACGCAAATAAAAATTATGTCATTAAGGGCGTTGACTGGTGGTTTGTCTCATCGGCCTGCACTCTTAATTTCGCGTTCCTGGAGGATAACAAGACTCTTCGCGACCGCTTTAATAATGCACTCGCTGACATGAAGAGACTCGGCACACTTGGAATGCTTGAGCACAGATATATCACTGATCCGGAGCCTGAAACTTTGAAGCCTGTAGAATTTCCTAAATTTCCCGGCGAACCTACTATAACCGTAGCAGTAACAGGAGATTTGCCGCCTATTGATTACGTTGCTCCGGACGGGACTCCAGCAGGTTATAACACTGCATTACTTGCCGAATTAGCTAATAAACTTCATGTCAATATCAAAACTGTAATAGTTGAAACCGGTGCGCGTGCTGCTGCGATTCAATCAGGGCGCGTTGATGTCGTTTTCTGGTTCCAGAGCAATATTGATGAAACAATGCCGGCTATTGATGTTCCTCAGGGTTTAATTTTGTCGCAGCCTTATTACAAATGGAACGAACAATATTTTATAGGGCTTAAGGCAAAATAA